The DNA segment CCTCGTTGAGGACGCTCAGGTCGGGGCGGTGTGCCGTGCCGGTGGCAAGTGCGAAGACGGTGTCGCCGTCGTGCAGGAGATGGACGGGCCGTACGGCACGCGCGAGGCCGTCGTGCGACGTGCCCGCCAGCTTCTGCGCCTGGGCGCGGGTGAGTTCGGCGTCGGTGGCCACCACGGCGATGGTGGTGTTCAGTGGGGGGCGCGCATTGCGCTCGCGCGCCAGAGCGAGCTGGCGCTGTGCCTCCTCGTGGACGGTGGTGGCGGGGTACTCGGGCCTGCCCCGGCCGTACTCGCCGTAGAGCACGCCCGTCAGTGGATCGACCGGTGAGCCCACCGCGTTGACCACGGCGAGGGCGCCCACGGTGACGCCGGAGGCGAGCCTGATGCTCGCCGAGCCGACGCCGCCCTTGAGCCCGCCGGCCACCGCGCCCGTACCGGCGCCGACGCTGCCCTGTTCGACCGGTGTACCCGGCGCCGAGTCCGCCGCGGCTTCCACGGCCGCGACCCCGGTCGAGGCGTCCGGCCTGGCCCGCCAGTCGCCGCCGCGGCCCAGATCGAAGATGCAGGCGGCGGGGACGACCGGGACGACCTGAGCGGGGTCGGGCCCGACCTGGAAGCCGCGGCCCTGTTCCTCCAGCCAGGCCATCACGCCGGATGCGGAGTCCAGCCCGTACGCGCTGCCGCCGGTCAGGACGACGGCGTCCACGCGCTGCACCAGGTTGCGCGGATCGAGGGCGTCCGTCTCCCGGGTGCCGGGACCACCGCCGCGCACATCCACGGCGGCGACCGCCCCGCCCGGCGGGGCCAGGACGACAGTGGTGCCACTCAGCGCCCGCTCACCGGGAACCCGTGCGTGTCCGACCCGGAGCCCGTCCACGTCGGTGAGCGAGTCCGTGTCCGTGTCCATGTTCATGTCCGTGTGCGTGAGCGAGCCGACGTTCGTGGGTGAGGCGGTGCCGGTGGGCGGGTCAATGCCGGTGGTGGGGGTTCGGCCGGTGGGCGAGGCCGGGTCGGTGGACGAGTCCGGGTCGGTGGGGGCCTGCGCGGGTGTGCCGTGCGCGGCCGGGCTGTGCGATCCGGGAGCGTGGGTCGCGTCCACATCGCGCTCTGACGGGGTGCCTGCTGCGGTCATACCCCCCATGGGACCACTGCTGCCCGCGATGCGGCGCCCTTGCCCTCTTGTGCCCTGTCCCTGTCTCTCTCCCTCTCTCTTGTACGGGGCCGGGTGTCGTTGGCCGGGGGCTGGGGGCGGACGGAGCCGCACGGTGGCCGGGCGCCGTACCCTTGCCGTATGAGCACTGCGCCCGCTTCCGGCCCCGGCCCCCGTGACGACGAGGACCGCGACCCCGCGACCTCTTCCGGCGCGACGCCGCCGGAGTCCGGGCCGAAGCCCACGTCCAAGCCGGTGTCCAAGCCGAAGCCGGTGTCCAAGCTGGTCTTCGACGATCCGCTCGACCACCAGTCCTCGGACGACACGGACCACGGCTGGGGTGAGCAGACCTCCTCGGGGAGCAGCGCGTCGGACCTGGCCCGCTTCCTTGACGAGAAGCCGCCGCACCACATCTGATCAGCCCCTGGCCCTGGCCCTGGCCCCGCGCCAGCCTCTGGCGTCAGGAGCCCTGACCGGATCCGCGCTGGGCGACCAGGGTGTCCCTGATCTCCCGCAGCAGCGCCACCTCGGCGACCTCCGCCTCGACGGTCTCCTCCTCCATCGTCTGCTCCTTGGCGGCCTTGCGGGCGAGGTACTTGGCCATCGGCAGCACCATCAGGAAGTAGACGACGGCCGCGGTGATGACGAAGGTCAGGACCGCGTTGAGCACCGATCCCCACAGGATGTAGATACCGCTGGTCACGTCGCCGGAGGCGTTGACGGCGCAGGGGGCCTTGAAGCAGGACTTGTACGAGTCCAGCTGCGAGGTGCCGAAGGCGCCGACCAGTGGACTGATCACGCCCTTCACGACGGAATTCACCACGGCCGTGAACGCGGCGCCGATCACGACGGCGACAGCGAGGTCGATGACGTTCCCCCGCATCAGGAAGGCCTTGAAGCCTTCCAGCAGGGTGGGGTTCTCTTTGCTCATCAAGCGATCCTTCTCCGTGGGCGCCGGTGGCGGAACACTCCGCTCCGCCACCTAAGGCGCTGCGCCACGAAGCTGTCCAATTCCCCCACTCCCACAGGGGAGATGACTGCGCATCAGTACTATTCGGTTCGGGTTCCGGGTCGGTCTTCGGCTCAGGATCCGGCTCAGTATTCGGCATCGGTTTCAGCACAGGGTCACCGCCAGTTTCGACGTGGCCCCGGCGCCTGCCAACGCGGTCGCCGTCGAGCGGGTCACGGCGAGGACGACGAGCGCTCCGGCGTCGGGGGAGGCGTCACCCGTGGCGCCCGGATCCGGCACATCGGACACCCGGACCCCCGCCGCAACCACCCGCGCCGCCCGGGCGTCCGTCGGCGTACCGGACCCTGCCGACGTCGAAGAGCCATCGGTTGATGCGGCATCCGCCGAGGCGTCACCGACCGCGATGACATCGACGTGGTCCCCCGGGGCCAGCAGCCGTACGGTGGCCGCGTCAGCAATCCGTACCGGCGCGGAAACCCGCGCGGACACCGGAGCGGCGGGGCCCGAGCCCGGACGGGTGCCCGGCGCGCGGGCCCGCGCGGCTGCCGCCCCGTCCGAAGTGGCACCG comes from the Streptomyces sp. NBC_01471 genome and includes:
- a CDS encoding P1 family peptidase: MDTDTDSLTDVDGLRVGHARVPGERALSGTTVVLAPPGGAVAAVDVRGGGPGTRETDALDPRNLVQRVDAVVLTGGSAYGLDSASGVMAWLEEQGRGFQVGPDPAQVVPVVPAACIFDLGRGGDWRARPDASTGVAAVEAAADSAPGTPVEQGSVGAGTGAVAGGLKGGVGSASIRLASGVTVGALAVVNAVGSPVDPLTGVLYGEYGRGRPEYPATTVHEEAQRQLALARERNARPPLNTTIAVVATDAELTRAQAQKLAGTSHDGLARAVRPVHLLHDGDTVFALATGTAHRPDLSVLNEVLAAGADALSRAVVRAVRAAESVEGPGGWFPAHRDLYGTGAGTDPD
- the mscL gene encoding large conductance mechanosensitive channel protein MscL, coding for MSKENPTLLEGFKAFLMRGNVIDLAVAVVIGAAFTAVVNSVVKGVISPLVGAFGTSQLDSYKSCFKAPCAVNASGDVTSGIYILWGSVLNAVLTFVITAAVVYFLMVLPMAKYLARKAAKEQTMEEETVEAEVAEVALLREIRDTLVAQRGSGQGS
- a CDS encoding RcpC/CpaB family pilus assembly protein; translation: MIPMPVPVVSAPEPRGVPLFAPLRVRPGRYRLRRALGRWRRAVVAGLVLAAAALAAWAPRDAGGAEPPGGVRAGMRTAPRAGATSDGAAAARARAPGTRPGSGPAAPVSARVSAPVRIADAATVRLLAPGDHVDVIAVGDASADAASTDGSSTSAGSGTPTDARAARVVAAGVRVSDVPDPGATGDASPDAGALVVLAVTRSTATALAGAGATSKLAVTLC